In the genome of Angustibacter luteus, one region contains:
- a CDS encoding glucose 1-dehydrogenase, with protein MPGAAGLFDLTGEVALVTGASRGIGAVLARGLATAGATVVITARDEAALQRQAEHLRDEVAAEVHTVAFDVTEPDDVARGAAQVRDLAGDPTILVNNAGVQHRQPILELEPADWHRLLDTNLTSAYLVARELAPAMLRAGRGKVLNVCSVQTHLARPGLSAYAASKAGLGMLTQVMCAEWASSGVQVNGLAPGYVDTELTAPLVADPEFDSWIRGRTPAGRWGAPQDLVGAAVFLCSGASDFVNGQVLVVDGGLTAVV; from the coding sequence GTGCCCGGGGCGGCCGGCCTCTTCGACCTGACCGGCGAGGTCGCACTCGTCACCGGCGCGAGCCGCGGCATCGGGGCGGTGCTCGCTCGTGGACTGGCCACGGCCGGGGCCACCGTCGTGATCACGGCGCGGGACGAGGCGGCCCTGCAGAGGCAGGCGGAGCACCTCCGGGACGAGGTCGCCGCCGAGGTGCACACAGTCGCCTTCGACGTCACCGAGCCGGACGACGTCGCCCGCGGCGCCGCCCAGGTGCGCGACCTCGCGGGCGACCCGACGATCCTGGTGAACAACGCGGGCGTCCAGCACCGGCAACCGATCCTCGAGCTGGAGCCCGCGGACTGGCACCGGCTGCTCGACACGAACCTGACCAGCGCCTACCTGGTGGCCCGCGAGCTCGCCCCCGCGATGCTGCGGGCCGGGCGCGGCAAGGTGCTCAACGTCTGCTCCGTGCAGACCCACCTCGCCCGGCCCGGGCTGTCGGCGTACGCGGCCAGCAAGGCCGGCCTGGGCATGCTCACCCAGGTCATGTGCGCGGAGTGGGCGTCGTCCGGCGTCCAGGTCAACGGTCTCGCGCCCGGGTACGTCGACACCGAGCTCACCGCACCTCTGGTCGCCGACCCCGAGTTCGACTCCTGGATCCGCGGCCGGACGCCGGCCGGCCGCTGGGGCGCGCCGCAGGACCTCGTCGGCGCGGCGGTGTTCCTGTGCAGCGGCGCGTCCGACTTCGTGAACGGCCAGGTGCTCGTCGTGGACGGCGGGCTCACCGCAGTCGTCTGA